GAGCGTGAGCGGTGGGTATTCCTGGAAGAAGATGTACGCCCACCTCGACCTCGGCCGGAACAATTTTAGGGGATGGCAGGGAACGGCCACGGGCCGCGACAAACAATGGCAGCCCAAGGAACAGTGGCTGGCCGGTGGGTTGCTGGGATGGAAGTCGGAAAAAAGCGATGTGTACTACCGGTTGGACTACCTCAACGAAAATATTTACAATCCGGGCCTCTTTGAAGGGAACGAGGCCCTGGACCAGGAATATATTACCAACAGGTTTATGCACCAGGTCCAGGGGTCGCACGAATTTTCCGACAGGCTAAGCGCCAATGGTGCCGTTGCCTACACTCAGTATTCGCGAAAAACCCAAACCAGCACTGTAAACAAAACCACCGGTGACAAGCGCCTGGCACTTGGCCAGGGCCTGCAGGACATCACGCGGTTCAATGGCATGACGGCCAGGGGCACTTTTCAGTATAAAGCAAACGGCAAAGTGGCCATTCAGCCCGGCTTTGAGGTTAACCTTGAGCAAGGCGAAGGCGGCAGGATACAATCGGGGACCCAAAATATAAATGATTATGCTTTTTTTGGGTCCGTGGAATGGGAAATTGTGAAAGGCCTGCAAATAAGGCCGGGCATTAGGGTGGTGCACAATTCGGTATATAAAGCGCCCCCGGCCATTCCATCCATCAATTCAAAATTGATTTTGTCCAGGCGCCACGACCTGCGGGTTTCTTATGGCAGGGGGTTCCGGGCGCCTTCGCTGAGGGAGCTCTATTTCGACTTCTTTGACGCCAGCCATGCCATAGAAGGCAACCAGGACTTGAAAGCGGAACTATCGCACAGCTATAACGCCTCGTGGCACTGGCAGGTGGTGGACAATGACCGGCTGCGCTACAGCACCAGCCTGGGCGCCTTTTACAATACCGTGGAGAACATGATCGGGTTTGGGCAAAAGCCCGGCAATATATTGATCACCACCTATCTGAACATTGACCGGTACAAGACCAAAGGCGCCACCCTGAGGAACAACCTGAAAATGGGCAAATTTACCGCCTCGTTGGGGCTTTCATACATTGGCCGGTACAACCAATACCTCGAAAGCGCCAACGACCTGGACGAATTTACGTGGTCGCCAGAAGTCATTACCACCTTAAGTTACAAAGTGCCGAAGGCCGGCCTTATCCTTTCCCTCTACCACAAATATACCGGGGCAACGCCCTATTATGAGATTGCCGATGTGGATGGGGCCCAAACGGTGAGGTTGGCGACAATAAGCGGATTCCACTGGGCCGACTTTAGCGTTCAAAAAGACCTGCTCAAGGATTTTATACTCACCGCAGGCGTTCGCAACCTTTTCGATGTCACCAACATCAACAACACCTCCATTGACGGGGGCGTCCATACATCGGGAGGCAGCCGGGCCATTGGCTATGGGCGCTCTTATTTCCTGGGCATTTCCTATTCTTTAAACAACTACAATTAATTTATATACAACCAAACCATACGTAAACCATGTCAAATTTCTTTAAATATGTTTTCTTAAGTGCGTTCGTTATTGGGCTTTCCTCATGTGAAGAAGAGTTGAAACTGCCCGACAACACCATCCAGTTTGAATCCGGCCAGCTGGGGTTTGCTTCAAACGAAACCGAGCTGACCATAAACGTTAATTTTTCAAGGGAAACTTCCAACGAAGGTGCAATTGAAATAACCGCAGAGCCGACCGGTGTGGAGTACGGGGCCCAGTTTACCACCGAGCCCGCCATGGTAGGCAACAAATTGACCATTCCCGTGGCCGCAGGCGCAACGGGCATTTCGTTTAAAATCATCAAGCCCGGTGGGGTGGTATTTTTGGGCGATGAACAAATAAAATTTTTGCTGTCCACCAATGTTGAAGGATTGGTGATAGACGGCAATTCGGAGCTTCTGCTCACCTTTGCCGAGCTCATTGCCACCTCCGGTGCCATAGACATCAACGGTGGCGGTGCCAACTACCCCAACAAGGTGTTTATTGATTTCAGTGCCAACCGGCAGGCCGCGGTCGACCGGACAACCTGGGACCTTGGGTTTAGCTCGGGCGGGGACTTTAGGGCGGTCCTCAATTCCTCCAATGGCATGATGGCCATGGCCCTCGACAAAACCGATCTTAATGCCGTGACGGCCGCGGATACCATTGGCATGGGGGCAATGCTCTCCCACGATGCCGTATTTGCCGCCATCAACCTGCCTACGCCCCCTTCCTGGGTACCTGACGCCATCAACTGGATTGATGACCCCAGCGGGGACCTGGCCAAGACTGCCATAGCCGGGGTGTCGGCAACGGCCAGTGAGAACAAGGTTTATATTGTGAACAGGGGCAGCGGCCCCGGCACACCTTCCGTCCCGCTGGGTTGGAAAAAGATAAGGATCATCAGGAACG
The nucleotide sequence above comes from Flammeovirgaceae bacterium. Encoded proteins:
- a CDS encoding TonB-dependent receptor: MKKPAFLALFIFFSIVSHGQTPFTDSLATRFLDELVVTGQFEPQSAKKSVYTVRTIPMEVIQARGATKLEDVLNTELNVRFSQDQALGGSNLSLQGLSGQNVKVLIDGVPMVGRQGTTNEVNINQINPQSVERIEIVEGPMSVVYGADALAGVINIITKKEVDGTWGINAKVQEETAGKEYGADEGVHNRSVSGGYSWKKMYAHLDLGRNNFRGWQGTATGRDKQWQPKEQWLAGGLLGWKSEKSDVYYRLDYLNENIYNPGLFEGNEALDQEYITNRFMHQVQGSHEFSDRLSANGAVAYTQYSRKTQTSTVNKTTGDKRLALGQGLQDITRFNGMTARGTFQYKANGKVAIQPGFEVNLEQGEGGRIQSGTQNINDYAFFGSVEWEIVKGLQIRPGIRVVHNSVYKAPPAIPSINSKLILSRRHDLRVSYGRGFRAPSLRELYFDFFDASHAIEGNQDLKAELSHSYNASWHWQVVDNDRLRYSTSLGAFYNTVENMIGFGQKPGNILITTYLNIDRYKTKGATLRNNLKMGKFTASLGLSYIGRYNQYLESANDLDEFTWSPEVITTLSYKVPKAGLILSLYHKYTGATPYYEIADVDGAQTVRLATISGFHWADFSVQKDLLKDFILTAGVRNLFDVTNINNTSIDGGVHTSGGSRAIGYGRSYFLGISYSLNNYN
- a CDS encoding HmuY family protein produces the protein MSNFFKYVFLSAFVIGLSSCEEELKLPDNTIQFESGQLGFASNETELTINVNFSRETSNEGAIEITAEPTGVEYGAQFTTEPAMVGNKLTIPVAAGATGISFKIIKPGGVVFLGDEQIKFLLSTNVEGLVIDGNSELLLTFAELIATSGAIDINGGGANYPNKVFIDFSANRQAAVDRTTWDLGFSSGGDFRAVLNSSNGMMAMALDKTDLNAVTAADTIGMGAMLSHDAVFAAINLPTPPSWVPDAINWIDDPSGDLAKTAIAGVSATASENKVYIVNRGSGPGTPSVPLGWKKIRIIRNGTGYTLQYADIAATTFSEVQVTKDTDHSFQYVSFATGVVEAEPATARWDIAWTGFSNATNFGAGPVPYYFQDFILQNTAGVETAQVLTADIAYEDFTEANLGGTTFSDARTNIGSSWRSGGGPGGGPSLKTDRFYVVKDADDNYYKVRFTALTIGGERGKPKLEYDIVKNGK